From the Lathyrus oleraceus cultivar Zhongwan6 chromosome 4, CAAS_Psat_ZW6_1.0, whole genome shotgun sequence genome, one window contains:
- the LOC127135456 gene encoding ankyrin repeat-containing protein BDA1, with the protein MNTNSGDQLKAAAETGDIDLLYTVIHDDPSILEIIDSIPFVETPLHIAASWGHIHFAIEVMNLKPSFLWKLNPQGFSPAHLAMQNDQKRMLSRFVDMNKDLVRIKGREGLTPLHFACQIGEVELLAEFLIACPDSVEDMTVRGETALHIAVKNEQYEALDLLVCFLRKNIVRGAGRTQYKILNWKDTDDNTILHILAQRNFEPQVVKALGLLLKTRINLMAKNLQNKTALDMAGNVDIRSIIELRSKSNSQISNAPTLAHKLRSNTTIRHKVRICILRIRSNILEEQRNTWLIAATLVATATYQSGLSPPGGIYQVSASDDHNMNITSSNSTISTPKNAGFSVLSGPGFFMFSILNMTSFFLSTIAIIIMIPSGTMDGVVVVPVLSFTLSYLFSMIMISPTFVNSMILLFVLYSLGVVLWIDVFLGMYYGLKPVIAKKLNILSLKQYCCNRRNTSHGL; encoded by the exons ATGAACACAAATAGTGGTGACCAACTGAAAGCTGCAGCTGAAACAGGTGATATAGATCTCCTGTACACAGTAATTCATGATGATCCATCCattttggagattattgattCAATACCATTTGTTGAAACTCCTTTGCATATTGCCGCATCTTGGGGGCATATCCATTTTGCCATTGAGGTTATGAATTTAAAACCTTCATTTCTTTGGAAGCTTAATCCCCAAGGATTCAGCCCTGCTCATCTCGCTATGCAAAACGACCAAAAGAGGATGTTGTCTCGGTTTGTTGACATGAATAAAGATCTTGTTAGAATCAAAGGGAGGGAAGGATTAACTCCTCTTCATTTTGCATGTCAAATCGGAGAGGTTGAACTTTTAGCTGAATTCCTCATTGCTTGTCCAGATTCCGTTGAAGATATGACTGTGAGGGGTGAGACTGCATTGCATATTGCTGTCAAGAATGAACAGTACGAAGCTCTTGATCTTCTTGTTTGCTTTCTTAGAAAAAATATCGTGAGAGGTGCTGGGAGGACTCAATATAAAATACTCAATTGGAAGGATACGGATGACAACACCATTTTGCACATTTTAGCACAGAGAAATTTCGAGCCACAG GTAGTAAAGGCACTTGGATTGTTGTTAAAGACTAGGATAAATTTGATGGCAAAGAACTTGCAGAACAAAACTGCCTTGGACATGGCAGGCAATGTAGATATAAGGAGTATAATCGAACTCAGATCAAAATCGAACTCACAAATCAGCAATGCTCCCACACTTGCACATAAACTCAGATCAAATACCACAATCAGACATAAAGTGAGAATTTGTATACTTCGCATTAGAAGTAATATATTAGAGGAACAACGTAACACTTGGTTGATAGCTGCGACGCTTGTTGCAACAGCCACCTATCAATCAGGACTGAGTCCCCCTGGTGGAATTTATCAGGTTAGTGCTAGCGATGACCATAATATGAACATCACTTCCTCCAATTCTACTATTTCTACACCAAAAAATGCTGGGTTTTCAGTCTTGTCAGGACCAGGATTCTTTATGTTCTCAATTTTGAATATGACTTCCTTCTTTTTATCAACTATAGCAATAATTATTATGATACCAAGTGGAACAATGGACGGTGTAGTGGTTGTTCCAGTTCTCTCTTTTACCCTTAGTTATTTATTTTCTATGATTATGATATCCCCTACTTTTGTCAATTCAATGATTCTTCTCTTCGTGCTTTATTCACTTGGGGTTGTCCTGTGGATCGATGTTTTTTTAGGAATGTACTATGGTCTTAAGCCTGTAATTGCTAAGAAATTGAATATATTATCATTAAAGCAATATTGTTGCAATAGGAGAAACACCAGTCATGGTTTATGA